The Paracoccus liaowanqingii genome window below encodes:
- a CDS encoding lipopolysaccharide assembly protein LapA domain-containing protein, with the protein MRFIRLIFVALLALVLVGVALANREIVTLSAFPANFGQYLGGTWTIALPLFLVIFVAFAAGMLAGLVWEWMREAHFRREAKLRSAEVTRLEGEVGHLRDRHAAPRDEVLAILDEPARGTRPGTNRASLPAAR; encoded by the coding sequence ATGCGCTTCATCCGTCTGATCTTTGTCGCGCTGCTGGCGCTTGTGCTGGTCGGCGTGGCCTTGGCCAACCGCGAGATCGTGACCCTGTCGGCCTTTCCGGCGAATTTCGGCCAGTATCTGGGCGGCACCTGGACGATCGCGCTGCCGCTGTTCCTGGTGATCTTCGTGGCCTTCGCCGCCGGCATGCTGGCCGGTCTGGTCTGGGAATGGATGCGCGAGGCGCATTTCCGCCGCGAGGCCAAGCTGCGCAGCGCCGAGGTCACCCGCCTCGAGGGCGAGGTCGGGCATCTGCGCGACCGCCATGCCGCGCCGCGCGACGAGGTGCTGGCGATCTTGGACGAGCCCGCGCGTGGTACGCGGCCCGGAACCAACCGCGCCAGCCTGCCTGCGGCGCGCTGA
- a CDS encoding head-tail adaptor protein, with translation MALPDLTTRLGLETSERIADGLGGHATVWRHLGWLWAHLDARSGREQGTGAGLISVVQWRITLRAAPVGDPRRPRPGQRFRLGPRLFLIEAVAEHDGTGRFLDCFSREEDLT, from the coding sequence ATGGCCCTGCCGGATCTGACCACGCGCCTGGGGCTGGAGACATCCGAGCGCATCGCGGACGGGCTGGGCGGGCACGCCACCGTCTGGCGGCATCTGGGCTGGCTCTGGGCGCATCTGGATGCGCGCTCGGGGCGCGAGCAGGGCACCGGGGCGGGCCTGATTAGCGTCGTGCAGTGGCGCATCACCCTGAGGGCCGCCCCGGTGGGCGATCCGCGCCGGCCGCGCCCGGGCCAGCGGTTCCGCCTTGGCCCCCGGCTGTTCCTGATCGAGGCGGTCGCGGAACACGACGGAACGGGGCGGTTCCTGGACTGCTTTTCGCGCGAGGAGGACCTGACATGA
- a CDS encoding gene transfer agent family protein codes for MANALRGEVALVLDGQPHVARLTLGALAELEGQLQADGLAGLVARMDDGRFSSSEILAVVVAGLRGAGWTGQARDLTAVQIGGGPLEAARIAARLLALAFRAPE; via the coding sequence ATGGCCAATGCGCTGCGCGGTGAGGTCGCGCTGGTGCTGGATGGCCAGCCCCATGTCGCCCGGCTGACCCTGGGCGCGCTGGCCGAGCTGGAGGGCCAGCTGCAGGCCGACGGGCTGGCCGGGCTGGTGGCCCGGATGGACGACGGGCGGTTTTCCAGTAGTGAGATCCTGGCGGTCGTCGTGGCGGGCCTGCGGGGCGCGGGCTGGACCGGCCAGGCGCGGGACCTGACGGCCGTGCAGATCGGGGGCGGGCCGCTGGAGGCCGCCCGGATCGCGGCGCGGCTGCTGGCGCTGGCCTTCCGGGCGCCGGAATGA
- the ihfB gene encoding integration host factor subunit beta produces the protein MIRSELIQKISDENPHLFRRDVERIVNTVFEEVIDAMARGDRVELRGFGAFSVKKRDSRTGRNPRTGESVEVDEKHVPFFKTGKLLRDRLNGDA, from the coding sequence ATGATCCGGTCCGAGCTGATCCAGAAGATTTCCGATGAAAATCCTCACCTGTTCCGACGGGATGTCGAGCGGATCGTGAACACGGTCTTCGAGGAGGTCATCGACGCGATGGCCCGCGGCGACCGGGTGGAGCTGCGCGGCTTCGGGGCCTTCTCGGTCAAGAAGCGCGATTCGCGCACGGGGCGCAATCCGCGCACCGGCGAATCGGTGGAGGTCGACGAAAAGCACGTGCCGTTCTTCAAGACCGGCAAGCTGCTGCGCGACCGCTTGAACGGCGATGCCTGA
- a CDS encoding phage major tail protein, TP901-1 family, whose product MAVQSGRDLLIKMDMSGDGTFETLAGLRATRLSFNAETVDVTSLESEGGWRELLGGAGIRSAQIAGSGVFRDADSDGRARQAFFDGEIPRFQVIIPDFGRVEGPFQITGLDYAGSHDGEATYEMALASAGALSFVAL is encoded by the coding sequence ATGGCGGTACAGAGCGGACGCGATCTGCTGATCAAGATGGACATGTCCGGCGACGGCACGTTCGAGACCCTGGCGGGACTGCGCGCGACGCGCCTGTCCTTCAACGCCGAGACGGTGGACGTCACCAGCCTGGAAAGCGAGGGCGGCTGGCGCGAGCTGCTGGGCGGGGCGGGCATCCGCAGCGCGCAGATCGCGGGCTCGGGCGTGTTCCGCGACGCGGACAGCGACGGGCGGGCGCGGCAGGCCTTCTTCGACGGCGAGATCCCGCGCTTTCAGGTGATCATCCCCGATTTCGGGCGCGTCGAGGGGCCGTTCCAGATCACCGGTCTGGACTATGCCGGCAGCCATGACGGCGAGGCCACCTACGAGATGGCGCTGGCCTCGGCCGGGGCGCTGAGCTTCGTGGCTTTGTGA
- a CDS encoding HK97 family phage prohead protease, producing the protein MVPGLEVKFAGGAPVLTEGRVIEGYASLFGLTDQGGDAVLPGAFSASLARLGAKGDKVRMLWQHDPTRPIGVWDEVREDATGLWVKGRLLPEVAQAREAAALIEAGAIDGLSIGYRTIRAERDAKGRRALAEVELWEVSLVTFPMLPEAKVGRKEAEDLREMAALFAQAAEALRGA; encoded by the coding sequence ATGGTACCGGGGCTTGAGGTGAAATTCGCGGGCGGGGCGCCCGTCCTGACCGAGGGGCGGGTGATCGAGGGCTATGCCAGCCTGTTCGGGCTGACCGACCAGGGGGGCGACGCGGTCCTGCCGGGGGCGTTCTCGGCCTCGCTGGCGCGGCTGGGGGCCAAGGGGGACAAGGTGCGGATGCTGTGGCAGCACGATCCCACCCGCCCCATCGGCGTCTGGGACGAGGTCCGCGAGGACGCGACGGGCCTGTGGGTCAAGGGGCGCCTTTTGCCCGAGGTGGCGCAGGCCCGCGAGGCGGCGGCATTGATCGAGGCGGGGGCCATCGACGGGCTGTCCATCGGCTATCGCACGATCCGCGCCGAGCGGGATGCCAAGGGCCGCCGCGCCCTGGCCGAGGTCGAGCTGTGGGAGGTGTCGCTGGTGACCTTCCCGATGCTGCCCGAGGCCAAGGTCGGCCGCAAGGAGGCCGAGGACCTGCGCGAGATGGCCGCGCTGTTCGCCCAAGCGGCCGAGGCCCTGCGGGGCGCATGA
- the rpsA gene encoding 30S ribosomal protein S1 yields the protein MCAKATMEEFEALLNESLEIDTPDEGSVVKGRVIAIEAGQAIIDVGYKMEGRVDLKEFANPGEESTIKVGDEVEVYLDRVENARGEASISREKARREEAWDRLEKAYESEERVEGAIFGRVKGGFTVDLGGAVAFLPGSQVDVRPVRDAGPLMGLKQPFQILKMDRRRGNIVVSRRAILEESRAEQRAEVIANLTEGQSIDGVVKNITEYGAFVDLGGVDGLLHVTDMAWRRVNHPSEILAIGETVKVQVIKINKDSHRISLGMKQLQADPWDTVADKFPIESVHQGRVTNITDYGAFVELEAGVEGLVHVSEMSWTKKNVHPGKIVSTSQEVEVMVLEIDEAKRRVSLGLKQTMRNPWEVFAETHPTGTVIEGEVKNITEFGLFVGLDGDIDGMVHLSDISWDARGEDAIQDFRKGDVVKAVVQDVDVEKERISLSIKSLENEHMAEAVDGVKRGSIVTAEVTAIEEGGIEVEFNSVKSFIRRSDLARDRADQRPERFNVGDKVDARVTNVDTKTRRLGLSIKAREIAEEKEAIDTYGSSDSGASLGDILGAALNRNS from the coding sequence ATGTGCGCTAAAGCGACTATGGAGGAGTTCGAGGCCCTTCTGAATGAAAGCCTCGAGATTGACACCCCCGACGAGGGCAGCGTTGTCAAAGGCCGCGTCATCGCCATCGAGGCGGGTCAGGCCATCATCGACGTCGGCTACAAGATGGAAGGCCGCGTCGATCTGAAGGAATTCGCAAATCCGGGCGAAGAATCGACCATCAAGGTCGGTGACGAGGTCGAGGTCTATCTGGACCGCGTCGAGAACGCCCGTGGTGAAGCCTCGATCAGCCGCGAGAAGGCCCGCCGCGAGGAAGCCTGGGATCGTCTGGAAAAAGCCTACGAGAGCGAGGAGCGCGTCGAGGGCGCCATCTTCGGTCGCGTCAAGGGCGGCTTCACGGTCGATCTGGGCGGCGCTGTCGCCTTCCTGCCCGGTAGCCAGGTCGACGTGCGCCCCGTGCGCGATGCGGGCCCGCTGATGGGTCTGAAGCAGCCCTTCCAGATCCTGAAGATGGATCGTCGCCGCGGCAACATCGTCGTGTCGCGTCGCGCCATTCTGGAAGAGAGCCGCGCCGAGCAGCGCGCCGAGGTCATCGCCAACCTGACCGAAGGCCAGTCGATCGACGGCGTCGTGAAGAACATCACCGAATACGGTGCGTTCGTGGACTTGGGCGGCGTCGACGGCCTGCTGCATGTCACCGACATGGCCTGGCGTCGCGTCAACCACCCGTCCGAGATCCTGGCGATCGGCGAGACCGTCAAGGTCCAGGTCATCAAGATCAACAAGGACAGCCACCGCATCAGCCTGGGCATGAAGCAGCTTCAGGCCGATCCGTGGGATACGGTCGCGGACAAGTTCCCGATCGAATCGGTCCATCAGGGTCGCGTCACCAACATCACCGACTATGGCGCCTTCGTGGAGCTGGAAGCCGGTGTCGAGGGTCTGGTCCATGTCAGCGAAATGAGCTGGACCAAGAAGAACGTGCATCCGGGCAAGATCGTCTCGACCTCTCAGGAAGTCGAAGTGATGGTGCTGGAGATCGACGAGGCCAAGCGCCGCGTGTCGCTGGGTCTGAAGCAGACCATGCGCAACCCGTGGGAAGTCTTCGCGGAAACGCACCCGACCGGCACCGTCATCGAGGGCGAGGTCAAGAACATCACCGAATTCGGTCTGTTCGTGGGTCTGGACGGCGACATCGACGGCATGGTTCACCTGTCGGACATCTCTTGGGATGCCCGGGGCGAGGATGCGATCCAGGACTTCCGCAAGGGCGACGTCGTCAAGGCGGTCGTGCAGGACGTGGATGTCGAGAAAGAGCGTATCAGCCTGTCGATCAAGTCGCTCGAGAACGAGCACATGGCCGAAGCGGTTGACGGCGTGAAGCGTGGCTCGATCGTGACCGCCGAGGTCACCGCGATCGAGGAAGGCGGGATCGAGGTCGAGTTCAACAGCGTGAAGTCGTTCATCCGCCGTTCGGATCTGGCCCGCGACCGTGCGGACCAGCGCCCCGAGCGCTTCAATGTCGGCGACAAGGTCGATGCCCGCGTGACCAACGTGGACACCAAGACCCGCCGTCTGGGCCTGTCCATCAAGGCCCGCGAGATCGCGGAAGAGAAAGAAGCGATCGACACCTATGGCAGCTCGGATTCGGGCGCGTCGCTGGGTGACATCCTGGGTGCGGCGCTGAACCGCAACAGCTGA
- a CDS encoding rcc01693 family protein encodes MSGGAGSGGAGLDWAGLMRAGLRDLRLHPDQFWALTPAELGLMLGLGPAGLPRMTRDRLAGLAARYPDASGPSGARTDEPRGQDDGDG; translated from the coding sequence ATGAGCGGGGGCGCCGGATCCGGGGGCGCGGGCCTGGACTGGGCCGGGCTGATGCGCGCCGGGCTGCGCGACCTGCGGCTGCATCCCGACCAGTTCTGGGCGCTGACGCCCGCCGAACTGGGGCTGATGCTGGGGCTGGGCCCGGCGGGCCTGCCCCGCATGACGCGCGACCGGCTGGCCGGGCTGGCGGCCCGATATCCTGACGCGTCCGGACCTTCGGGCGCGCGAACGGATGAACCGAGGGGACAGGACGATGGCGATGGGTGA
- a CDS encoding GTA head formation protein, RCAP_rcc01685 family, with protein sequence MEGSRFVKEGLWHDQRLEAQERITALQFGQVERRLERIEAMIEGLERRLWMTVHGVVAVILTQAVQGILDYAPKGG encoded by the coding sequence ATGGAGGGGTCGCGTTTCGTCAAGGAGGGGCTGTGGCACGACCAGCGCCTGGAGGCGCAGGAGCGGATCACGGCGCTGCAATTCGGTCAGGTCGAGCGTCGGCTGGAGCGGATCGAGGCGATGATCGAGGGGCTGGAGCGGCGGTTGTGGATGACCGTCCACGGCGTCGTGGCGGTGATCCTGACACAGGCCGTTCAGGGAATTCTGGACTATGCGCCGAAGGGGGGCTGA
- a CDS encoding phage major capsid protein produces the protein MTEVKAAAGGDMPADLKAAMMGFVNELKGFRDHIQTKLNAQEERMTMIDRKTALRGRAPLSATAEVGVPHQKAFDAYLRSGDDDGLRGLVLEEKALTVASDGGFLAAPRVAETVQSVLHSGASLRRLANVVTVESAVYEALVEKGDTGAGWATEAAATESANAGIERISIPVHELSAMPKASQRLLDDAAFDVESWLAERIADKFARSEAQAFIRGDGVAKPRGILAYPTAPAATATASQIGFVISGSLGEFPAAAPADCLIDLVYALGAEYRANATFLMNSKTAARVRKMKDADGRFLWTDALSAGQVSQLLGYGVMISEDMPDIENNALAIAFGDFRAAYTIVERPDLRVLRDPFSAKPHVLFYATKRVGGGVTDFRAVKLLKFS, from the coding sequence ATGACCGAGGTGAAGGCCGCGGCCGGCGGCGACATGCCTGCCGACCTGAAGGCGGCCATGATGGGGTTCGTGAACGAACTCAAGGGCTTTCGTGACCATATCCAGACCAAGCTCAATGCACAGGAAGAGCGCATGACCATGATCGACCGCAAGACCGCCCTTCGGGGCCGCGCCCCGCTGTCCGCCACCGCCGAGGTGGGCGTGCCGCATCAGAAGGCCTTCGACGCCTATCTGCGCAGCGGCGACGATGACGGCCTGCGCGGCCTTGTCCTGGAGGAGAAGGCCCTGACGGTCGCCAGCGACGGCGGCTTCCTGGCGGCGCCCCGCGTGGCCGAGACGGTGCAGAGCGTGCTGCATTCGGGTGCCTCGCTGCGCCGACTGGCCAATGTGGTCACCGTCGAGAGCGCCGTCTATGAGGCGCTGGTCGAGAAGGGCGACACGGGCGCCGGCTGGGCCACCGAGGCGGCCGCGACCGAAAGCGCCAATGCCGGGATCGAGCGCATCAGCATTCCCGTCCACGAGCTGTCGGCCATGCCCAAGGCCAGCCAGCGTTTGCTGGACGATGCCGCCTTCGACGTGGAGAGCTGGCTGGCCGAGCGGATCGCGGACAAGTTCGCGCGCAGCGAGGCGCAGGCCTTCATCCGGGGCGACGGCGTGGCCAAGCCGCGCGGCATTCTGGCCTATCCGACCGCGCCCGCGGCGACCGCGACGGCCAGCCAGATCGGCTTCGTCATCAGCGGCAGCCTGGGCGAGTTCCCGGCCGCGGCCCCGGCGGACTGCCTGATCGACCTGGTCTATGCGCTGGGGGCGGAATACCGCGCCAATGCGACCTTCCTGATGAACTCGAAGACCGCGGCGCGGGTGCGCAAGATGAAGGATGCCGACGGCCGCTTCCTGTGGACCGACGCGCTGAGCGCGGGGCAGGTGTCGCAGCTGCTGGGCTATGGCGTGATGATCAGCGAGGACATGCCCGACATCGAGAACAACGCGCTGGCGATCGCCTTCGGGGATTTCCGCGCCGCCTATACCATCGTCGAGCGTCCCGACCTGCGGGTGCTGCGCGATCCGTTCAGCGCCAAGCCCCACGTCCTGTTCTACGCCACCAAGCGCGTCGGCGGCGGCGTCACGGATTTCCGGGCGGTCAAGCTGCTGAAGTTCTCCTGA
- a CDS encoding phage portal protein has protein sequence MVFRLFSREAAVVPEGAVPERKASAVGRVVAFASGLGRGGAVWSARDTGSLTRGGFVGNPVGFRCVKLIAEAAAAVPLVCADRASRYEVHPVLDLLRRPNPGQGRAELFEALFGQILLSGNGYLEAVGAAASGLPEELHVLRSDRMSVVPGADGWPVAYDYAVGGRKHRFDMTGSPDPVCHVKAFHPQDDHYGLSPMQAAAVALDVHNSASAWSKALLDNAARPSGAIVYKGVDGQGVLSPEQYDRLVGEIEMNHQGARNAGRPMLLEGGLDWRPMGFSPADMEFHETKLSAAREIALAFGVPPMLMGIPGDATYANYAEAHRAFYRLTVLPLVARVTASVAWWLSEHLGAEVELRPDPDQIPALAEERNQQWARISAAGFLSDAEKRALLGLPPLEGA, from the coding sequence ATGGTGTTTCGATTGTTTTCGCGGGAGGCGGCCGTGGTGCCGGAGGGGGCCGTGCCCGAGAGGAAGGCCAGTGCCGTGGGTCGCGTGGTGGCCTTTGCCAGCGGCCTGGGGCGCGGCGGGGCCGTCTGGTCGGCGCGCGACACGGGCAGCCTGACGCGGGGCGGCTTCGTGGGCAATCCGGTGGGCTTTCGCTGCGTGAAGCTGATCGCCGAGGCGGCGGCCGCCGTGCCGCTGGTCTGCGCGGACCGGGCCAGCCGCTATGAGGTGCATCCGGTGCTGGACCTGCTGCGCCGGCCCAATCCGGGGCAGGGCCGGGCCGAGCTGTTCGAGGCGCTGTTCGGGCAGATCCTGCTGTCGGGCAACGGCTATCTGGAGGCGGTGGGGGCTGCGGCCTCTGGCCTGCCGGAGGAGCTGCATGTCCTGCGCTCGGACCGGATGAGCGTGGTGCCGGGGGCGGATGGCTGGCCCGTGGCCTATGACTATGCCGTGGGGGGGCGCAAGCACCGCTTCGACATGACCGGCAGTCCCGATCCGGTCTGCCACGTGAAGGCCTTCCATCCGCAGGACGACCATTACGGGCTGTCGCCCATGCAGGCGGCCGCCGTGGCGCTGGATGTGCACAACAGCGCCAGTGCCTGGTCCAAGGCGCTGCTGGACAATGCAGCAAGGCCCTCTGGGGCGATCGTCTACAAGGGGGTGGACGGGCAGGGGGTGCTGAGCCCCGAGCAGTACGACCGGCTGGTGGGCGAAATCGAGATGAACCACCAGGGCGCGCGCAATGCGGGGCGTCCGATGCTGCTGGAGGGGGGGCTGGACTGGCGCCCCATGGGGTTCAGCCCCGCCGACATGGAGTTTCACGAGACCAAGCTGTCGGCGGCACGCGAGATCGCCCTGGCCTTCGGGGTGCCGCCGATGCTGATGGGCATCCCCGGCGATGCGACCTATGCCAATTACGCCGAGGCGCACCGGGCCTTCTATCGGCTGACGGTGCTGCCGCTGGTGGCGCGGGTCACGGCCTCGGTCGCGTGGTGGCTGTCGGAGCATCTGGGGGCGGAGGTCGAGCTGCGGCCTGATCCGGACCAGATCCCCGCCCTGGCCGAGGAGCGCAACCAGCAATGGGCGCGGATCAGCGCGGCGGGGTTCCTGAGCGATGCCGAGAAGCGCGCCCTGCTGGGCCTGCCGCCCCTGGAGGGGGCGTGA
- a CDS encoding phosphoribosylanthranilate isomerase, with translation MAEVKICGLREPAHVAAAVEAGARYLGFVFFPKSPRAVTGAEAATLSADLPVGVAKVGLFVDPSDALLTEVLDAVALDIVQLHGHETPERVAEVKALTGLPVMKAVGISGPDDLVLLTEYGVVADMLLVDAKPPKGADLPGGNGLAFDWRLLVGRRWLRPWMLAGGLTPDNVAEAVRLTGAPAVDVSSGVESAAGVKDSARIGAFCAAARG, from the coding sequence GTGGCCGAGGTCAAGATCTGCGGACTGCGCGAGCCTGCCCATGTCGCGGCGGCCGTCGAGGCCGGCGCGCGCTATCTGGGGTTCGTGTTCTTTCCGAAATCGCCGCGCGCGGTGACCGGGGCCGAGGCGGCGACGCTGAGCGCCGATCTGCCTGTGGGCGTGGCGAAGGTGGGGTTGTTCGTGGACCCCTCGGACGCGTTGCTGACCGAGGTCTTGGATGCGGTGGCGCTGGATATCGTGCAGTTGCACGGCCATGAGACGCCCGAGCGGGTGGCCGAGGTCAAGGCGTTGACCGGCCTGCCGGTGATGAAGGCGGTGGGGATCTCGGGGCCCGACGATCTGGTGCTGCTGACGGAGTATGGCGTCGTGGCGGACATGCTGCTGGTCGATGCCAAACCACCGAAGGGCGCCGATCTGCCGGGCGGCAACGGGCTGGCCTTCGATTGGCGGCTGCTGGTCGGGCGCCGTTGGCTGCGTCCGTGGATGCTGGCCGGGGGTCTGACGCCGGACAACGTGGCCGAGGCGGTCCGGCTGACCGGAGCCCCGGCGGTCGATGTCAGCTCGGGCGTGGAATCGGCGGCGGGCGTGAAGGATTCGGCGCGGATCGGGGCCTTCTGCGCGGCCGCGAGGGGCTGA
- a CDS encoding permease produces MNDMEMGGIGDTEGPFVAGAPPAKVAVRMPEIAEGEDEIDVLRWLFWDYVRDLRGHQAELEALKTAELDPAKLKKAIDTAKTVREAVQLLMAERIKVDKLRKDVAGGVGGGCLDLDAARDEIGRRLACLRRASGG; encoded by the coding sequence ATGAACGACATGGAGATGGGCGGGATCGGGGACACCGAAGGACCTTTCGTGGCCGGTGCGCCGCCTGCGAAGGTGGCGGTCCGGATGCCGGAGATTGCCGAGGGCGAGGACGAGATCGACGTCCTGCGCTGGCTGTTCTGGGACTACGTCAGGGATCTGCGGGGCCACCAGGCCGAGCTCGAGGCGCTGAAAACGGCGGAACTTGACCCCGCCAAGCTGAAAAAGGCCATCGACACGGCGAAGACGGTCCGCGAGGCCGTGCAGCTGCTGATGGCGGAAAGGATCAAGGTTGACAAACTTCGCAAGGATGTCGCCGGCGGGGTCGGAGGAGGCTGCCTCGACCTCGACGCCGCACGAGACGAGATCGGGCGCCGCCTGGCTTGCCTGCGCCGAGCCTCGGGAGGTTGA
- a CDS encoding DUF3168 domain-containing protein, whose amino-acid sequence MSYGAGVALQAAVYQHLRADAALADLVGDAIYDAMPVEAPSGVFVSLGPEEARDASDATARGSRHDFVISVMAGSDSGAGFGAVKAAAVAVANALEAGGLVLSRGRLAGMWFLRASARRVKSGAARQVDLTFRARIDLT is encoded by the coding sequence ATGAGCTATGGGGCGGGGGTCGCCTTGCAGGCGGCCGTCTATCAGCACCTGCGCGCCGATGCCGCGCTGGCGGATCTGGTCGGCGACGCGATCTATGACGCGATGCCGGTCGAGGCGCCGAGCGGGGTCTTCGTGTCCCTGGGACCCGAGGAGGCGCGCGATGCCAGCGACGCCACGGCCCGCGGGTCGCGGCATGACTTCGTGATCTCGGTGATGGCAGGCAGCGACAGCGGTGCGGGCTTCGGCGCGGTCAAGGCGGCGGCGGTGGCCGTGGCCAACGCGCTGGAGGCGGGCGGGCTGGTTCTGTCGCGGGGCCGGCTGGCCGGGATGTGGTTCCTGCGTGCCTCGGCACGCCGGGTGAAAAGCGGTGCGGCGCGCCAGGTCGACCTGACCTTTCGCGCGCGCATCGATCTGACGTGA
- a CDS encoding head-tail connector protein, whose product MMLIEETAPAAEALPVAALRGHLRLAQGFEGPEDAAETAALAGFLRAAIAAIEGRTGKVLLKRRFRMQLDDWRDRLGQALPLAPVHAVERIEIDDGSGTVTSLPPEGWRLVPDLQRPVILPTGVVLPHVPRRGSVTVTFLAGFGETWAEVPPDLAQAVLLLAARYYDDRSRDERHHAMPFGVSSLIERWRAVRTLAGRGNREWR is encoded by the coding sequence ATGATGCTGATAGAGGAAACGGCGCCTGCGGCGGAGGCGCTGCCGGTGGCCGCCCTGCGCGGGCATTTGCGGCTGGCCCAGGGCTTCGAGGGGCCCGAGGATGCCGCCGAGACGGCGGCGCTGGCGGGCTTTCTGCGCGCGGCGATCGCCGCGATCGAGGGGCGCACGGGCAAGGTTCTGCTGAAGCGGCGCTTCCGGATGCAGCTGGACGACTGGCGCGACCGGCTGGGACAGGCCCTGCCGCTGGCGCCGGTCCATGCGGTCGAGCGGATCGAGATCGACGACGGGTCGGGCACCGTGACCTCGCTGCCGCCCGAGGGCTGGCGGCTGGTCCCGGACCTGCAACGCCCGGTCATCCTGCCCACGGGCGTGGTCCTGCCCCATGTGCCGCGCCGGGGATCGGTGACGGTGACCTTCCTTGCGGGCTTCGGTGAGACCTGGGCAGAGGTGCCGCCCGACCTGGCGCAGGCCGTCCTGCTGCTGGCGGCGCGCTATTACGACGACCGCAGCCGGGACGAGCGCCATCATGCGATGCCCTTCGGGGTCAGCTCGCTGATCGAGCGTTGGCGGGCGGTGCGCACGCTGGCCGGGCGCGGCAACCGGGAGTGGCGCTGA
- a CDS encoding DNA-packaging protein, with translation MSPAGSEEAASTSTPHETRSGAAWLACAEPREVEEFLGGLSENALTSLPWLFEFWALPHQLPPEGDWKSWVIMGGRGAGKTRAGSEWVRRIVEGPTPDAPGRCHRVALVGETFDQVREVMVFGESGILACSPPDRRPVWEAGRKRLVWANRATATVYSAHEPEALRGPQFDAAWVDELAKWKKAEDVWDMLQFALRLGAHPQQVVTTTPRNVGVLKRILGNASTVVTHAPTDANRAYLAESFLAEVQSRYGGTRMGRQELDGVLLDDVEGALWTTAMLEASRVEAVPKLDRIVVAVDPSVTGSRASDECGIVVAGVVTQGEPADWRAYVLEDASVRGSPMDWARAAIAAMDRHGAEKLVAEVNQGGDLVESVVRQIDALVPFKALRASRGKGLRAEPVAALYEQGRVKHLRGALGALEDQMCQMTVRGFEGRGSPDRLDALVWAIHELMIEPATGWRRPQMRRL, from the coding sequence ATGTCGCCGGCGGGGTCGGAGGAGGCTGCCTCGACCTCGACGCCGCACGAGACGAGATCGGGCGCCGCCTGGCTTGCCTGCGCCGAGCCTCGGGAGGTTGAGGAATTTCTGGGCGGTCTGTCCGAGAACGCGCTGACCAGCCTGCCATGGCTGTTCGAGTTCTGGGCCCTGCCGCATCAGCTGCCGCCCGAGGGCGACTGGAAGTCCTGGGTGATCATGGGGGGGCGCGGCGCGGGCAAGACCCGCGCCGGGTCCGAATGGGTGCGCCGCATCGTCGAGGGGCCGACCCCCGACGCGCCGGGGCGGTGCCATCGCGTGGCGCTGGTGGGTGAGACCTTCGATCAGGTGCGCGAGGTGATGGTCTTTGGCGAAAGCGGGATCCTGGCCTGTTCGCCCCCCGACCGGCGTCCGGTCTGGGAGGCGGGGCGCAAGCGGCTGGTCTGGGCCAATCGCGCGACCGCCACGGTCTATTCCGCGCATGAGCCCGAGGCGCTGCGCGGCCCCCAGTTCGACGCGGCCTGGGTGGACGAGCTGGCCAAGTGGAAGAAGGCCGAGGATGTCTGGGACATGCTGCAGTTCGCGCTGCGTCTGGGCGCGCATCCCCAGCAGGTGGTGACGACGACGCCGCGCAATGTGGGGGTGCTGAAGCGCATCCTGGGCAATGCCAGCACGGTGGTGACCCATGCGCCGACCGACGCCAACCGCGCCTATCTGGCCGAGAGCTTTCTGGCCGAGGTGCAGAGCCGCTATGGCGGCACCCGGATGGGGCGGCAGGAGCTGGACGGCGTGCTGCTGGATGATGTGGAGGGTGCGCTGTGGACCACGGCGATGCTGGAGGCATCGCGCGTCGAGGCGGTGCCCAAGCTGGACCGGATCGTGGTGGCGGTCGACCCTTCGGTGACGGGCAGCCGGGCCAGCGACGAATGCGGGATCGTGGTGGCGGGCGTCGTCACGCAGGGCGAGCCCGCGGACTGGCGGGCCTATGTGCTGGAGGATGCCAGCGTGCGCGGCAGTCCGATGGATTGGGCCCGCGCCGCGATCGCGGCGATGGACCGGCACGGGGCCGAGAAGCTGGTGGCCGAGGTGAATCAGGGCGGCGATCTGGTCGAGAGCGTGGTGCGCCAGATCGACGCTTTGGTGCCGTTCAAGGCGCTGCGGGCGTCGCGCGGCAAGGGCCTGCGGGCCGAGCCGGTGGCGGCGCTGTACGAGCAGGGCCGCGTGAAGCATCTGCGCGGTGCCCTGGGCGCGCTGGAGGACCAGATGTGCCAGATGACGGTGCGCGGCTTCGAGGGGCGCGGCAGTCCGGACCGGCTGGATGCGCTGGTCTGGGCGATCCACGAGCTGATGATCGAGCCCGCGACGGGCTGGCGGCGACCGCAGATGCGGCGCCTGTGA